The Diceros bicornis minor isolate mBicDic1 chromosome 14, mDicBic1.mat.cur, whole genome shotgun sequence genome segment CCCTCAGTCCCGGGCCCACAGGGACAGACGGTCACCCTATCGCCACTTCCACCAGGCTCAGCTTATCACACCAGCCACCAGCAGGCTTTCTGAGGCTCCTGCTCCCAGTTTCCCATTCTCAACTCCCTTGCTCCCTAaggaagacggaggcagagagagggaaggaggagagaagggaggggcgggggaggggagagggtggatTTTCCAGCCCCtgtcttggtgagatcatccagGTCAGGGCAATGTGCCCTCCCAGCCATCCCCACCTTGCCCGCTCTCGTCTCTCTGAGCACCGGTGCTCCTCCTGCTGTCCCAGGTCAGGAGGTTTATTACTCACTGTCTGTGTGGGATCCCCAACCCCAATTCAGCACAGGGCGACGGGAACGAGGGCCAGACGTTTCCTGTACAGGCAATTAGCTTGTGTCACAGGAAAGGAACCCCAAATTATGAGACTTAGAGCTTATATAGCACGTCTGGCATattggcccatcttcctctttggagagagagagagacctttaCTCTGGAACATAAACGATCTTCTCCGGGGCGGGGGCAGGAGGATGTAAGCCAATCTCTCTGGAGCTGATACACGTCTCTAGCTTCCAAGGTATGTTTGCTGTTCAGTTACCCTGGAACCAAGCTTGTCAGGGCCCTTTGCTCAGACGGCCCAGACCAAGCAGAAATTGTGAAAATCTTCATGCGGATTATCTCCCAACAGAGAGGATAGGGCATTCATGAAACAACAATAATATGCTGTGAATAAGAAACATTTGGAGAATAAGAAATACTGTAAATTAAAAACACTaaggaataaaaatttaaaagacaataatagaagagatggaagaaaaagatgaagataTCTTCTAGAAATCAGAAAAGAGTggacaaaaagatggaaaatgagagagaaaagatatGAAAGTTAGATGAATACATGAAGTTCAATATTCAACTAATTAAAGAGTTCCAGAAAAACAGAAGGggacaaaaagaaaatggagaagtAATTATTGAAGAAATAATGCAATCCCCGGAACTGGAGAGAGAATGTGGGTCCACATTGAAATGGTCTGGAGAGCACTCAGCACAACAAACGAAGTCAGGCCGGGTCCAGGGCACACTATCAAGGTGGGACTTCCTGTTGTgaggttgtactgcaggagaaggACCATCTCCTGAAAGCTTGGGTGGGGGCACTCAGACAGAACTTAGAATCAGAATGCCTTGGATCATGGGTAAGACCCTTGACCTCCCTCCTTCACAGCTCTGCATCCTCAGATTCTACACAGGGAAGACCCTGGAGATCATCTTCCCTCTTTCTCTATTGCTCTCTGGTAGCCATGACCCTCCTCCCACTTGAATCCCTTAGCACAACCCCAGGCTTCTGCCTTTCCTTGGGCCTTCTCCCCTGCcttgcccacccccaccctcagggTCAGTTCCTGAGCACTGGACCAACCAGGGATTGGAAGAGCTCCTTATGCCCACCCATGGAGGGGCCCACCAGTGCCTGCCTCCCACCCCGTGGTCACTGAGAGCCACACGTGACTATCTGAGGCAGATgtttcctgcccccagggcaatgCTGTATCAGTGCCCAGGCAAGCCCGAGAGCTGACATCTCCCTGCCCAGCCATGGGTCCCAACCTGTTCCTGCTGCTGCTCTTGGGACTAACAGGTAAGTTCAGACGGAGCTGCACTCTGGGCCCATATACTTCACTTCATGCCCAAGAATGATTGGCCTTATTGTGGCAACAGTAAGACGTGTGGGGTCTAGAAGGTGGACCTCTAGGTCCCTGTGCCCCTGTGCTATCGGTGGGCTGGGAGGAGTCCCCAGCTGCTGCCTAGCATTTCCACGTGCTTTCCTTCCCTAGGCCAGGGCTGGGCTGACAGCCTTCCTGAGAAGCTGCAGGCACCTGTGGGGGGCTCCATTCTGGTGCAGTGCCACTACCGACCCCAGGACATCAAGGCTGAGAAGGTGTGGTGCCGGTTCTTGCCGGAGGGATGCCAGACCTTGGTGTCCTCAGCTGTGGATCGCAGAGCCCCAGGGAGCAGGCGCACGTTTCTCACCGACCTGGGGAGCGGCCTGCTCCAGGTGGAGATGGTGACCCTGAGAGAGGAGGATGCAGGAGAATACGGCTGCGTGGTGGAGGGAACCGCCGGGCTCCAGACGGTGCACAGAGTCGCTCTGGAAGTGCTCCCTGCCCGTGAGTTATCCCAGGCCTGCTCTTGCCCCTCTgacctgccctccccacccccacctgctgCTCTTGGGTccttggggggtgggggctgcctAGGGGAGGAATTGGGAGGAGATATCCTTTTGACAGCTCTGCAGGGAACGGAAACCAAACCGGGCGAGAAGTCTGAGATAAATCAGTCAAACAGCAGTCCCTGTCCCCTCCCGCACAGGCGGTCTCCCACCGGAAGGAAGGCGTATCCTCCTTCCCCATCATGGCCGTGGCCTCCTCCTCCAGCATTTTCAACATACTTgatgctctttcttttccttggaaATGTTtgaaacaaagttttaatttgggCATATCAActggaattaattttttatatcttccagttTTTTATTCCTGTAATAATGGGTTTGACAgcttaaaaattactgaattcGTATCTTATCTAATTTTATTAGTCTTCACTGAGCGTGTAGTGTGTGCCTCACCTACAGGCAGGTATATTCAAGGCCTGAACTACTTCAACtcattctgttttaaaaatgaggaaagtgtCATTAATATTTAAGCCAATATTCTCAACCCTATTTCCAGTATAGAAAGCACTTTATTTCTACAGGTTTCCTTCTCACAGTCTACAACTTTCTTACATCTAAGcatttgttgaaagaaaaatttaaagtacttaaaaaacttgtttttcagaaaaacaggatgttgtgga includes the following:
- the TREML1 gene encoding trem-like transcript 1 protein isoform X2; translated protein: MGPNLFLLLLLGLTGQGWADSLPEKLQAPVGGSILVQCHYRPQDIKAEKVWCRFLPEGCQTLVSSAVDRRAPGSRRTFLTDLGSGLLQVEMVTLREEDAGEYGCVVEGTAGLQTVHRVALEVLPAPPGLNGEEKETYKAGSLSDGPSSDPEGSASPLEPSWDKSTPLIWGAVLLLVLLVAAAVLFAVMAKRKGPLLSGPPHQ